Sequence from the Strix aluco isolate bStrAlu1 chromosome 16, bStrAlu1.hap1, whole genome shotgun sequence genome:
TTATAGCCAAAAATGTCTGTGGAGTGTCAGCACGTGTGTGTGTCACTGCTCGGTGCGCTGGCGGGTTAGGTGACATGGAACAGTCCTGGCATGGCCGGCATCCGCACCGACTCCGGCCCTGGGGAAACCCAAACCTTCACCCGCCGGGTGAGAGCGTGGCCGGGGAGCCACGGCCGGAGCGGGGCATCGCCAGCCGGAGGAGCTGTGCCTCGCCATGCCTAACGACCCCATGCTGTGCCGAGCGGCCCTGCGGAGCGGGGACCATCTGCTCCTGGCCCTGGCCGtgtgcctgggaggcaggtgGCTGTCGGGGGGCTGTGGGGATGCCCCCCAGCTCTTCTGCCCCTTCCCAAGGGGGCTAGACCGCTGGCTGACTTGGTGGGGATGCAAAATAAAAGTGTTAATTGGTGAAGCGAAGCAGCCGGGGCGATGCCAGGCAGTGGGTGCCAAAGGAACCTGCCAGGCTGTGGGTGGAGGTGATGGGGCAGCTAttttggggtgtttgggggaaCCCCGATGTGCTTTCATGCACTGGCAGCCGCTGTTTCAGCAACGCACTGCGGTGGTGAGGGCTGAGCCAGGGAAGGGGCTTGAGGGTGCTGCGGGTGGCAGGCACCAAACTGCTGCCCCGGCTGCGCTCGGGGTGCAGGGGGGACGTCTCCCGGTCCCGGTGGGGGGACCTCGGCGGCAGCATGATGCCAGCCCTTTGCTGGGAAGTGCTGATTCACGGCGCCGAGCCGCCGGCTGGAGAAGGCGACGCTGCCCTGGCCCCGGCCGCAGGATGCTTGCGGTGGGGCTGGCACCCCGGCACTCTCGGCTTTCCTCCTGCCGAGCTGGCAGAATGGCAATCCCCAGGCGGCGGGTGCCGACGGTGGCGTGGCTCTGCCAGACGGGGCTGTTTGGAAGGCGCCGGTGCGGCAGAGGGAGATTTAAAGGGTTGGTGAGCGTCTGCGTTTGAAATGCACGCTGGTGGCTCCCTTGGGCCCCGCTGTGGCTCCCTTCAGCAtcatcatctcctcctcctcctcctcctcggatGCTTGTGGCCccgctgtggtggtggtggtgtgggggaGGCCCAGCTAAGGCCAAGGTCTCCCACTGGGATGACAGCGCCGGGCTGCAGCATGCCGCAGAGACCCAACACAACTCGGCACACCCAGCCCATTCCTGGTGCCCAGGCAGACCGGCTGCAGTTCCTGTGCttttgggtggggggggtgtccccaaaTTTGGGCTTCCCCAGGGGTTTCCTCCTGCAGGACAGGAGGGCGAGCCTGGTGCCACGGCACGGAGGGCTGCGGGCCCTGCTCTCACACTCCTGCACACGCTTGCATGCCCTTGCACACTCATGTGCTTTCTTGCATGAGTTCTCATGTCCTTGCTCGCATCTGCACGCTCCTGCATGTCCTTGCTCACACGTGCATGCTCTGGCATGTTCCTGCATGTCCTTGCTCACATGTACATGCTCTGGCACGCTTCTAACATGTCCTTGCTCACACATGCACGCTCTGGCAAGCTCCTACATGTCCTTGCTCGCATGTGCATGCTTTTACATGCTCCTTAATGTCCTTGCACACTCTTGGGTGCAAGCCAGTCCCTGAGGCGAGGCCCTGCCTGCGTGGCTGCGATTAGGGTGCAGGTTGAGGAGAtggggcccagcccagcccttgCTGGCCCCGATAAAGCTCCCCTGCCTGCCGGCTgttggggggtccctgggggccgGGTGGCCATGGGCTGTCATGGCTCATGGGGACACACGAGGGGTTTGGGGGTACTCAGGTTTTCCCCAAGCTGTGCCATGCACCCCAGGGCTCCTGGCAGCTCTGGGGTGCTGAGGGGAGTCCCAGCCTGGCTTCCCGCACCCCTCGGGGGCCCccagcagcctcctcctgcccagcccgGCCACTGACAGCTGCTCGCTGGCATTTTTAGATACCAGCCATGTCCTATCTGTGTCTCAAATGTCCCCGGGGGCGAGCAggccccccccccggcagctgtCACCCGCTTTTTGCTGCAGGCGCTGGCAAAGTTCCTTCACCCTGCCGGCATCGGGGTGGGTGCGAGCAGCACCTGCTTCCCCCCTGGGGGCACCCAAGGGTTGGGGGGACGCCCCTGGGGACCTGGCCCAGGATGCTGGGTTGGGGGAGCACCGCTGTAAGTCGCTGTTGGTATGGGGGGTTCGTGCCAGCAGGGCAAGTCCCCAAGCGTGCAGCACCCAGGTGCCCCCCAACACCTGGGTGGGGGCGAGTTTAAATCCCTCTGAGCAGCTTAACCAGCAGCTTTGAGCCACAAATCCCCATGCGCGGCAGGGCTGGCGAGGTGCCGCAGCGATGCCCATGGCCCCCCGCTCTCCCCAGGGGCCTCTTGCCAGTAGCCAACGGCCACCCGGCCGGGGGACGCCGGGACCATGACCTCAGCAAACGACTACgagcagctggagctgcagcagccgtACAGCCGCATCAACGACCGCTGGGAAGCCTCCGACGATGAGCTGGACAATGACAACAGCTCGGCGCGCCTCTTCGAGCGCTCCCGCATCAAAGCCCTGGCAGGTCGGGAACGGGTCTCGGGTCCCCTCAGTCCTCCCAGGTTCTCCCTGCCACCCGTGCCACCATGCCCGCTCTCATTGCAGATGAGCGGGAGGCCGTGCAGAAGAAAACCTTCACCAAGTGGGTGAACTCGCACTTGGCTCGCGTCACTTGTCGTATCTCAGACCTCTACATGGACCTCCGGGATGGGCGGGTGCTCATCAAGCTGCTGGAGGTGCTGTCAGGAGAGCTTCTGGTAGGACTCCCATCCGGCCAGAGACCCTGGGacccatgccatgccatgccatgccatgctcCACCAAGGTTGTTGACCTTGGCGTTGACCAAGGCTCCACCAAGGTTGGGGTGGCACAGGGGTGTCCCAGGGCAAGGGTCAGGGGTGCCTGGAGTGGAAGGGGAGGGTGCTGACTGTTGTACCCCAGCCCAAGCCCACCAAGGGCCGGATGCGGATCCACTGTCTGGAGAATGTGGACAAGGCGCTGCAGTTCCTGAAGGAGCAGAGGGTCCACCTCGAGAACATGGGCTCCCACGACATCGTGGATGGCAACCACCGCCTCGTCCTTGGCCTCATCTGGACCATCATCCTTCGCTTCCAGGTGGGGCCGGGTTGGTGGGGGGCACCCCTCAGCTCAGCACCCCATGGTTCATTCCCGGGTGAGAGCCCTCTTTCGTGGATGTCCCCTTCTGACACCAGAATGTCCTTCTGCCCCCAGATCCAGGACATCATCGTGCAGACGCAGGAGGGCCAGGAGACGCGCTCTGCCAGGGACGCGCTGCTGCTCTGGTGCCAGATGAAGACAGCGGGGTAGGTGGTGGCACCCACACCACACTGTGCCACTGAGCGGGGGTGCCCGGAGGGTGACAGTGACACCCTGTCCCCATCGCAGGTACCCCCACGTGAACATCACGAACTTCACCTCGAGCTGGAAGGACGGGTTGGCCTTCAACGCCCTCATCCACAAGCACAGGTAGGCAGCACAGTGGTGGGCACCGGGATGTGCCAGGGCACCGGTGGCACCAGGGGATGTCCTACGGGAGCGCCACCGCTGTCCCACACCCTCTGTCCCCAGGCCTGAGCTGGTTGACTTCCAAAACCTGACCAAATCCAATGCCCGGCACAACCTGGAGCACGCGTTCAGCGTGGCAGAGCGGCACCTGGGCATCACCCCGCTCCTCGACCCCGAAGGTGAGGCTGCCGCTGCCAactctcctgcctcagtttccccattacACCCTGGGACACGCCCAGGACCTGTGGAAAGACAAAGAGGCTTCCACCCCGTGGAAGGGGGGTCTGGGTGGGGACCTCACGAGGCCGTGGTGGCCCACTGCTATTGGGGTGATGCCGGGGCAGTGCAGAGGCTGGGTGAGTACTGACGCTTCTCGCTCGCACTGGGCAGATGTGTTCACAGAGAACCCCGACGAGAAGTCCATCATTACCTACGTGGTGGCCTTCTACCACTACTTCTCCAAGATGAAGGTGCTGGAGGTGGAGGGCAGGCGTCTGGGCAAGGTGAGGGAATGGCGCTGAGGTTGCGGGGTGGTTTTGCTGGGGGTGCCGGCACCCCGCGCTCACCACCGGCCCTGCTGCAGGTCATTGAGCACGCCAAGGAGACGGAGCGGATGATCGAGGGCTACGGGGGGTTGGCCTCCGACCTGCTCACCTGGATCGAGCAGACCATTGTCTCCCTCAACAGCCGCAACTTCGCCAACTCGCTGGCCGGGGTGCAGCACCAGCTGCAAGCCTTCAGCACCTACCGCACTGTGGAGAAGCCCCCCAAGTAAGCACCCCTGAGCCCCCCATGGCCGCGTGGTGGTgttgagcacccatgggtgccccaggCTGAGCTCTCTCTGGGGCAGGTTTCAGGAGAAGGGCAACCTGGAGGTGCTGCTCTTCACCATCCAGTCGCGGATGCGAGCCAACAACCAGCGTGTCTACACTCCACACGAGGGGCGCCTGGTCTCCGACATCAACCGGGTACGGGCCCCATCCCGCAGCCTGCCCGTGTGCCATGCCCTGCCGGGCGGCTGCTCCCATGACACCCTGTGACCGGCGGGGCAGCTCTTCCCCTGGTATCTCTGGGGACTTTGCTCCCCAAGCTGTCCCAGGGGAGGTCAGGGCTGTCCAGGGACAGGTTGGGTCAATCTCCTGGGGGCAGGTAGGGTCCATCCCAGAGAGTTCAGGTCCTGGGGCAGTTTAGGTCTGTCCTAGGATGCATCCTAGGGTCCATGTTTGGGGGGGCAGTTTGGGTCCATCGTCTCCTGGGGGCAGTATGGGTCCATCAGGTCCATTTTTTGGGAGCAGTTTGGGTCCATCATCTCCTGGGGGCAGGTCAGGTCCATCTCCTGGGGCAGTTCGGGTCCATCTCCCAAGGAAGTTCAAGACCATCCCAGGACACACTGAGTCCATCCTCGGACAGGTCAGGTCCATCCCAGGGCAGGTTGGGTTCCTCCAGCCACACTCCCACCCGCAGGTCTCGCTGGGGTTCGCCAGCAGACCAAGACACAGGGTAGGTGGGGGGACATGAGACACGGGTGCCACCCTGGTCCTGTGCCACCTTCCCCCAggcctgggagcagctggagaaGGCAGAGCACGAGCGGGAGCTGGCGCTGCGCACCGAGCTCATCCGGCAGGAGAAGCTGGAGCAGCTGGCACGGCGCTTCGACCGCAAAGCAGCCATGCGGGAGGCCTGGCTGAGCGAGAACCAGGGCTTGGTGGCCCAGGTGAGACTGGGGACACCCATTCTGGGGACCAGGGCACCCCACCAGAGCCTCACCACAGGCTTTGTGCTGGGACAGGACAACTTCGGCCAGGACTTGCCAGCAGTGGAGGCAGCCAAGAAGAAGCACGAGGCCATTGAGACGGACACGGCCGCTTACAAGGAGCGAGTGCAGGCCATTGAAGCGGTGGCGAAGGAGCTGGAGGTGGAGCGCTACCATGACATCCAGCGCATCAACGGGCGCAAGGACAACATCCTGCGGCTCTGGGAGCACCTTCTGGAGCTGCTGGCTGCCCGGCGCCAGCGCCTGGAGATGAACCTCGCCCTGCAGCACCTCTTCCAGGAGATGCTTCATAGCATTGACTGGATGGATGAGGTCAAGGTGAGCCACAGGTGTTGGGTGCCACTGTGCATGGGGTGCCTTTGTCCCACTGGGTGTTGGTGGGATGCCCCTGGGGAGGCAGCTGAGATGctggggtgctggtggcagctTTTGGGGAGCAGCGGGTGTTGTCTGCCGGAGCTGGCAGTGGATGATGGCTGTGGCTCTCCCTCAGGTGCAGTTGGCATCGCCCGAATCCGGGAAGCACCTTCTGGAGgcggaggagctgctgcagacccaccagctgctggagggagacaTGGCCCTGCAGGCAGAGAAGACACGGGCCATCAGCGCCGCTGCCCTCCGCTTCGCCGACACCGAGGGTAGGTGCGCTGGGATACCCTGGGACCGCAGCACGGCCGGTGAGGGAAACCAGGACACCCTGATGATGGGTGCCCACCCCGCTCCCTGGCCAGGCTACCGTCCCTGCGACCCCAAAATCATCCGGGACCGTGTGAGCCACCTGGAGCTGTGCCAGCGGGAGCTGCAAGTGCTGGCAGCCCGGAGGAGAGCCTTGCTGGAGCAGTCCCGGTCCCTCTGGACCTGCCTGTGGGAGCTGGACGAGGCAGAGGGCTGGatcaaggagcaggagcagctctACTCCTCCCTGGACTTCGGGAAGGACCTGCCAAGCGTGTTGCTGCTCCAGCGCCGACACGCCATCCTTGAGGCCGAGCTGAGGAACCGGGGCGGCCGGCTGGAGCGGGTGCTCGCGGCGGGCGAGGGGCTGGCAGCGGCAGGTCGGGCGGCCAGGCAGCTGCGGGAGCGGGGGGCGACGGTGCGGGCGCTGTGGgcgcagctggaggagctggcagcttTCCGCTGGCGGGGTTTGCGGGAGGCCGAAGGCTTCTTCCAGTTccaggcagaggcagaggagctggcagaggggctgcaggatGCCCGCCGGCGGGCGGCCGCTGAAGAGCTGGGCCAGGATGAATCCCGCACCCGGGTCCTGCTGCGGCAACAccgggagctgctggaggagatggcaGCTGCCCATGAGCAGCTGGACGGGCTGGCCCGGCAAGCTGAGGGCTTTCCCCCAGAGCTGCGGGCTGGCCCCGAGGCACAGAGCCGGCTGGCGGCCCTGCGGGAGCTGCACGCCAAGGCAGCCGCCCTGGCTGAGCGGCGAGGCCGCCAGCTGCAGGATGCCCTTGACCTCTACACTGTTTTTGGGGAGAGCGATGCCTGTCACCTCTGGATGGGGGCCAAGGAGACCTGGCTGGGGCAACCGGAGGTCCCCCAGGCGCTGGAGGACCTGGATGTGGCACAGCACAGGTAGAGGCTCCCACAGTGGCGCTGCTGCTGTGCCGTGTCCCAAGGTGTGGTCCGTTCTCAGCCCATTCATCCCTGCAGGCTGGACGGGCTAAAGCAGGAAATGGCCACCGTGTCTTCCCAAATCACCGCCGTCAACCAGGCAGCCGACGGGCTGCTGGCGAGCGGCCATCCCCGCAGCCCCCAAGTCCGGCAGTGCCGAGAGCAGCTCAATGAGAGGTACGGTGACACTGGGATGAGTGGGTGACGCTGGAGTGGTTAGGCTGGTCCCCACCAGCTGCATCCCCCGCTGTCACCCGCCTCCGCCATGCAGGTGGGACCGGTTCAGGGAGCTGGTGGCCGAGCGTTGCCGGGCTGTGGGCTCAGCGTTGCGCCTCCTCAACTACCGTTTGGAGTGCGAGGAGACCCGGCAATGGCTGCGGAGCAAAGCCCAGGCGGTCCAGGCCACCGCCGAGCTGGGCCAGGACCTGGCCGGCGTCCTGGCCACCCAACGCAAGCTCTATGGCATCGAGCGGGAACTGGCCATTGCCCAGGACCGCCTGGCCACCCTGCGCTCCCAAGCCAACCGCCTGTCAGAAGAACGGCccgaggtggctggggaggtggccGAGCGGCTAGCGGCAGTGGTGGCCGCCTGGGAGGAGCTGCAGGAAGCCTTGGGGGAGCAGGCAGCCTCTCTGGGGGAAGCTGGGCAGCTCCGGCGCTTCCTGCAGGACCTGGATGACTTCCAGGCTTGgctctttggggctcagaaagcCGTTGCAGCCACCGACGAGGTGCCGGCCTCTTTGGCTGAGGCGGAGGAGCTGCTGCGGCGGCACGAGGCAGCGCAGCGGGACGCAGAAGAGCATGCGGCTGCCTTTGCCGCCTTGGTGGAAGCGGGGGAGCGGGTGGTGGGGGAGCAGGAGGACCCCCAGTATGAGGGGCTGCGGCAGCGTCTGCGCGGCGTGGAGGCCGGCTGGGCCGCCCTGGGCAGGATGGCAGAAGCCCGGCACCGCTTCCTAGTCCAGTGCCGCGGCTTCCAGGAGTTCCTCCGCGATGCCAAGCAGGCAGAGATCCTCCTCACCAACCAGGTGGGTGCCCAAGGTAGGTCCCGGGGGGGTGTCCGCAGCTCATGGGTGCCCCAAAAAGGTGCCAAACCCCTGCTGTGCCCCCCCAGGAGTACACGCTGGCCCATCTGGAGCTGCCCACCACACTGGAGGGTTCGACTGCTGCCCTGCGCCGCTTCCAGGACTTCCGTGCCAGCGTGGAGAGCAGCGCCGAGAAGGTCCCCGAGGTGGTGGCCAGCGGCACCAAGCTGGTGGACAAGGGGAACATCTTTGCCGAGAAGATCACCAAGAAGTGCCAGGCCCTCCAGGAGCGGTGAGTTCGGCGAGGGGCCGGTGGGCAGGCAGGTGGACGGTGTGCAGGCAGTAGCGCTGATGCTGCCTGTCTCTGGTTGCTCTGCCAGGCACGGGGCTGTCGTGGCCAAGGCGGAGGAGGCTGCAGGTTTGCTGCAGGACAACCATGAGCTGCAGACTTTCCTCCAGAGCTGCCGGGAGGTAGGGACAGGGCATGGCTGGTGGAGCCAGGGGGTCCCTGCCAGCTGAGCCCTGACACCCCTGGTCTGCAGCTCAACACCTGGGTGGAGGAGAAGATGCTGACAGCGCAGGATGTCTCCTACGGCGAAGCCCGCGGCCTCC
This genomic interval carries:
- the SPTB gene encoding spectrin beta chain, erythrocytic isoform X1; translated protein: MTSANDYEQLELQQPYSRINDRWEASDDELDNDNSSARLFERSRIKALADEREAVQKKTFTKWVNSHLARVTCRISDLYMDLRDGRVLIKLLEVLSGELLPKPTKGRMRIHCLENVDKALQFLKEQRVHLENMGSHDIVDGNHRLVLGLIWTIILRFQIQDIIVQTQEGQETRSARDALLLWCQMKTAGYPHVNITNFTSSWKDGLAFNALIHKHRPELVDFQNLTKSNARHNLEHAFSVAERHLGITPLLDPEDVFTENPDEKSIITYVVAFYHYFSKMKVLEVEGRRLGKVIEHAKETERMIEGYGGLASDLLTWIEQTIVSLNSRNFANSLAGVQHQLQAFSTYRTVEKPPKFQEKGNLEVLLFTIQSRMRANNQRVYTPHEGRLVSDINRAWEQLEKAEHERELALRTELIRQEKLEQLARRFDRKAAMREAWLSENQGLVAQDNFGQDLPAVEAAKKKHEAIETDTAAYKERVQAIEAVAKELEVERYHDIQRINGRKDNILRLWEHLLELLAARRQRLEMNLALQHLFQEMLHSIDWMDEVKVQLASPESGKHLLEAEELLQTHQLLEGDMALQAEKTRAISAAALRFADTEGYRPCDPKIIRDRVSHLELCQRELQVLAARRRALLEQSRSLWTCLWELDEAEGWIKEQEQLYSSLDFGKDLPSVLLLQRRHAILEAELRNRGGRLERVLAAGEGLAAAGRAARQLRERGATVRALWAQLEELAAFRWRGLREAEGFFQFQAEAEELAEGLQDARRRAAAEELGQDESRTRVLLRQHRELLEEMAAAHEQLDGLARQAEGFPPELRAGPEAQSRLAALRELHAKAAALAERRGRQLQDALDLYTVFGESDACHLWMGAKETWLGQPEVPQALEDLDVAQHRLDGLKQEMATVSSQITAVNQAADGLLASGHPRSPQVRQCREQLNERWDRFRELVAERCRAVGSALRLLNYRLECEETRQWLRSKAQAVQATAELGQDLAGVLATQRKLYGIERELAIAQDRLATLRSQANRLSEERPEVAGEVAERLAAVVAAWEELQEALGEQAASLGEAGQLRRFLQDLDDFQAWLFGAQKAVAATDEVPASLAEAEELLRRHEAAQRDAEEHAAAFAALVEAGERVVGEQEDPQYEGLRQRLRGVEAGWAALGRMAEARHRFLVQCRGFQEFLRDAKQAEILLTNQEYTLAHLELPTTLEGSTAALRRFQDFRASVESSAEKVPEVVASGTKLVDKGNIFAEKITKKCQALQERHGAVVAKAEEAAGLLQDNHELQTFLQSCRELNTWVEEKMLTAQDVSYGEARGLHGKWQKHQAFMAELAPNQGWLEKIETEGKELASRKPQHSEVVVRRLAELRGRWDGLCGAAEEKGRRLFEANRSALYAQSYGELESWLGQAEEELRATEQAKDLTATNLLLKRLMRLEEQVGARMKELEDLGWQGLPAAGDVPDTDGHEQRLRQRFLDLLEPLEKRRKELETAKAIYQLGRDLEDETLWVQERLPLARSTEHGTDLPSVQRLAKRNETLQKELAGHAPRLAEVLSRGEAVASGDEPSPELETRAQELRTLWETLREEAAARHRRLREAGEAQQYYLDAGEAEAWVSEQELFMGAEEKPKDEESSLVMLKRHVRQQRSIEDYGQTIKELAGRAQQLLSAGHPEGEQIIRLQGQVDKHYARLKEAAEERRRRLENMSHLFQLKREVEDLEQWIAERDVIASSQEMGQDLDHVTLLREKFREFARETGSVGQERVDRVNLAIEDLIDAGHAEAATMAEWKDGLNESWADLLELIDTRMQLLAASHDLHKYFYDGTELLALIAARRQELPQDLGEDAGTVEAFHRMHSAFERDLQLLETQVQQFRETAARLQTAYAGEKAAGIQEQEQEVARALRALLEACSGRRARLVDTADKHRFFGMARDLLSWMESTVRQIETQEKPRDVSSVELLMKYHQTIRAEVDARGKNFTTCIELGKKLVQRKHQDSPEIKAKLVELVEKRKAMMEMWEQRWDRLRLLLEVCQFSRDASVAESWLMAQEPYLASSDYGQTVDAVEKLLKRHEAFEKSSATWEERIAALRKLTTLELLGGRTLREGLARDGVTHPEAPEYHLDLDGELEAGSEEEEEKRKGVSTRDASPPTTDGPEPLMRMMGNEEPASPSPRPPREEPEEPATLPAHTCSIQLEGYLGRKHDLEAATKRASNRSWSTRYCVLRGGQLAFFKDAKSRALGLPCHGEEPLGLQDALCEVAAGYKKKKHVFKLRLSNGSEWLFHGKDEEELQAWLQGLSTAITECRSSQGKAQSLPLPLPPAPAPPEPPLPRKDKEKRFSFFPKKK
- the SPTB gene encoding spectrin beta chain, erythrocytic isoform X2 — protein: MTSANDYEQLELQQPYSRINDRWEASDDELDNDNSSARLFERSRIKALADEREAVQKKTFTKWVNSHLARVTCRISDLYMDLRDGRVLIKLLEVLSGELLPKPTKGRMRIHCLENVDKALQFLKEQRVHLENMGSHDIVDGNHRLVLGLIWTIILRFQIQDIIVQTQEGQETRSARDALLLWCQMKTAGYPHVNITNFTSSWKDGLAFNALIHKHRPELVDFQNLTKSNARHNLEHAFSVAERHLGITPLLDPEDVFTENPDEKSIITYVVAFYHYFSKMKVLEVEGRRLGKVIEHAKETERMIEGYGGLASDLLTWIEQTIVSLNSRNFANSLAGVQHQLQAFSTYRTVEKPPKFQEKGNLEVLLFTIQSRMRANNQRVYTPHEGRLVSDINRAWEQLEKAEHERELALRTELIRQEKLEQLARRFDRKAAMREAWLSENQGLVAQDNFGQDLPAVEAAKKKHEAIETDTAAYKERVQAIEAVAKELEVERYHDIQRINGRKDNILRLWEHLLELLAARRQRLEMNLALQHLFQEMLHSIDWMDEVKVQLASPESGKHLLEAEELLQTHQLLEGDMALQAEKTRAISAAALRFADTEGYRPCDPKIIRDRVSHLELCQRELQVLAARRRALLEQSRSLWTCLWELDEAEGWIKEQEQLYSSLDFGKDLPSVLLLQRRHAILEAELRNRGGRLERVLAAGEGLAAAGRAARQLRERGATVRALWAQLEELAAFRWRGLREAEGFFQFQAEAEELAEGLQDARRRAAAEELGQDESRTRVLLRQHRELLEEMAAAHEQLDGLARQAEGFPPELRAGPEAQSRLAALRELHAKAAALAERRGRQLQDALDLYTVFGESDACHLWMGAKETWLGQPEVPQALEDLDVAQHRLDGLKQEMATVSSQITAVNQAADGLLASGHPRSPQVRQCREQLNERWDRFRELVAERCRAVGSALRLLNYRLECEETRQWLRSKAQAVQATAELGQDLAGVLATQRKLYGIERELAIAQDRLATLRSQANRLSEERPEVAGEVAERLAAVVAAWEELQEALGEQAASLGEAGQLRRFLQDLDDFQAWLFGAQKAVAATDEVPASLAEAEELLRRHEAAQRDAEEHAAAFAALVEAGERVVGEQEDPQYEGLRQRLRGVEAGWAALGRMAEARHRFLVQCRGFQEFLRDAKQAEILLTNQEYTLAHLELPTTLEGSTAALRRFQDFRASVESSAEKVPEVVASGTKLVDKGNIFAEKITKKCQALQERHGAVVAKAEEAAGLLQDNHELQTFLQSCRELNTWVEEKMLTAQDVSYGEARGLHGKWQKHQAFMAELAPNQGWLEKIETEGKELASRKPQHSEVVVRRLAELRGRWDGLCGAAEEKGRRLFEANRSALYAQSYGELESWLGQAEEELRATEQAKDLTATNLLLKRLMRLEEQVGARMKELEDLGWQGLPAAGDVPDTDGHEQRLRQRFLDLLEPLEKRRKELETAKAIYQLGRDLEDETLWVQERLPLARSTEHGTDLPSVQRLAKRNETLQKELAGHAPRLAEVLSRGEAVASGDEPSPELETRAQELRTLWETLREEAAARHRRLREAGEAQQYYLDAGEAEAWVSEQELFMGAEEKPKDEESSLVMLKRHVRQQRSIEDYGQTIKELAGRAQQLLSAGHPEGEQIIRLQGQVDKHYARLKEAAEERRRRLENMSHLFQLKREVEDLEQWIAERDVIASSQEMGQDLDHVTLLREKFREFARETGSVGQERVDRVNLAIEDLIDAGHAEAATMAEWKDGLNESWADLLELIDTRMQLLAASHDLHKYFYDGTELLALIAARRQELPQDLGEDAGTVEAFHRMHSAFERDLQLLETQVQQFRETAARLQTAYAGEKAAGIQEQEQEVARALRALLEACSGRRARLVDTADKHRFFGMARDLLSWMESTVRQIETQEKPRDVSSVELLMKYHQTIRAEVDARGKNFTTCIELGKKLVQRKHQDSPEIKAKLVELVEKRKAMMEMWEQRWDRLRLLLEVCQFSRDASVAESWLMAQEPYLASSDYGQTVDAVEKLLKRHEAFEKSSATWEERIAALRKLTTLELLGGRTLREGLARDGVTHPEAPEYHLDLDGELEAGSEEEEEKRKGVSTRDASPPTTDGPEPRQPRSPCGGSDHLCLGQLMRAGTHGCWVSPGLGQQPETEHPSQGGLIPAIILRCW